One part of the Rhea pennata isolate bPtePen1 chromosome 29, bPtePen1.pri, whole genome shotgun sequence genome encodes these proteins:
- the FMNL3 gene encoding formin-like protein 3 isoform X1, translated as MGNVESADGEALPRGPGAAAAAPAGPGLLAAGKMPMPEPCELEERFALVLSSMNLPPDKARLLRQYDNEKKWDLICDQERFQVKSPPHTYIQKLQSFLEPGVTRKKFRRRVQESTKVLRELEISLRTNHIGWVREFLNAENKGLDVLVSYLSFAQCAVTFDVEGLEGGEDGALEKLRAWSRSIEDLQHLSALPAPFASSLARSARQSALRYGTLPSRKALRNARLVSQKDDVHLCIMCLRAIMNYQYGFNLVMSHPHAVNEIALSLNNKNPRTKALVLELLAAVCLVRGGHEIILAAFDNFKEVCQEKHRFERLMEYFRNEDSSIDFMVACMQFINIVVHSVEDMNFRVHLQYEFTKLGLEDFLQRSRHTESEKLQVQIQAYLDNVFDVGGLLEDAETKNVALEKVEELEEHLSHLTEKLLDLENENMMRVAELEKQLLQREKELELVKETCEHASRQVHTLRRAMREKDEAFRRGRGAEPPAAPGAEPLPEAEALDEDVRLPAPPAAEAAAPPPPPPPPPPPPPPAPPLPGKCPPAPPLPGASPSIALTVGLSAIRIKKPIKTKFRLPVFNWTALKPNQISGTVFSELDDERVLEDLDLERFEELFKTKAQGPALELVCAKNKASHKGASKVTLLEANRAKNLAITLRKAGRSAEEICRAIHTFDLATLPVDFVECLMRFVPTEAEAKALRQYERERKPLEELAAEDRFMLQFSKVERLPQRMAVMAFLGNFAENLQMLTPQLNAIIAASASVKSSQKLKQMLEIILALGNYMNSSKRGAVYGFKLQSLDLLLDTKSTDRKMTLLHFIALTVREKYPELATFWQELHFVEKAAAVSLENVLLDVKELGRGMELLRRECGLHESAVLRAFLAAGEGKLERLQKDARTAEDAYNTVVRYFGESPKTTPPSVFFPVFVRFIRSYKDAEQENETRKKQEEVMREKMLAQEAKKLEKRNKWQQQELIAELRRRQAKDHRPVYEGKDGTIEDIITALKSVPFTARTAKRGSRFFCDPSHHDESNC; from the exons ATGGGGAACGTGGAGAGCGCGGACGGGGAggcgctgccccggggcccgggcgcggcggccgccgccccggcggggcccgggctgCTCGCCGCGGGCAAGATGCCGATGCCGGAGCCGTGCGAGCTGGAGGAGCGCTTCGCCCTGGTGCTG AGCTCCATGAACCTGCCGCCGGACAAGGCCCGGCTCCTGCGCCAGTACGACAACGAGAAGAAGTGGGACCTCATCTGCGACCAG GAGCGGTTCCAGGTGAAGAGCCCCCCCCACACCTACATCCAAAAGCTGCAGAGCTTCCTGGAGCCCGGCGTCACGCGGAAG AAGTTCAGGAGGAGGGTGCAGGAGTCGACCAAGGTGCTGCGCGAGCTGGAGATCAGTCTGCGGACGAACCACATCgg GTGGGTGCGCGAGTTCCTCAACGCCGAGAACAAGGGCCTGGACGTGCTGGTGAGCTACCTGTCCTTCGCCCAGTGCGCCGTCAC GTTTGATGTTGAGGGCCTGGAAGGCGGCGAGGACGGCGCGCTAGAGAAGCTGCGAGCCTGGAGCAGGTCCATAGAGGATCTGCAGCACCTCAGCGCCCTGCCCGCGCCCTTCGCCAGCAGCCTGGCCCGCTCGGCCCGCCAGAGCGCCCTCCG CTACGGCACGCTGCCCAGCCGCAAGGCGCTCCGCAACGCCCGCCTCGTGAGCCAGAAGGACgacgtgcacctctgcatcatGTGCCTGCGCGCCATCATGAACTACCAG TACGGCTTCAACCTGGTCATGTCGCACCCGCACGCCGTCAACGAGATCGCCCTGAGCCTCAACAACAAGAACCCCAG GACCAAGGCGCtggtgctggagctgctggcggCTGTGTGCCTGGTGCGGGGGGGCCACGAGATCATCCTCGCCGCCTTCGACAACTTCAAGGAG GTCTGCCAGGAGAAGCACCGCTTCGAGCGGCTCATGGAGTATTTCCGAAACGAGGACAGCAGCATCGACTTCATG gTCGCCTGCATGCAGTTCATCAACATCGTGGTGCACTCCGTGGAGGACATGAACTTCCGCGTGCACCTGCAGTACGAGTTCACCAAGCTGGGGCTCGAGGACTTCCTGCAG CGGTCGAGGCACACGGAGAGCGAGAAGCTGCAGGTGCAGATCCAGGCCTACCTGGACAACGTCTTCGACGTGGGCGGGCTGCTGGAGGACGCCGAGACCAAGAACGTGGCCCTGGAGAaggtggaggagctggaggagcatCTGTCGCAC CTGACGGAGAAGCTGCTGGACCTGGAGAACGAGAACATGATGCGGGTGGCggagctggagaagcagctgctgcagcgggagaaggagctggagctggtGAAG GAGACCTGCGAGCACGCGAGCCGCCAGGTGCACACGCTGCGCCGGGCGATGCGGGAGAAGGACGAGGCTTtccggcggggccgcggcgccgagccgcccgccgcccccggcgccgagCCGCTGCCCGAGGCCGAGGCCCTGGACGAGGACGTgcggctgcccgcgccgcccgccgccgagGCGGctgcgcccccgccgcccccgccgccgccgccgccgccgccgccccccgcgcccccgctgCCCG GCAAGTGCCCGCCGGCCCCACCGCTGCCCGGGGCTTCGCCCTCCATCGCCCTCACCGTGGGGCTCTCGG ccatcCGGATCAAGAAGCCCATCAAGACCAAGTTCCGCCTGCCCGTCTTCAACTGGACGGCGCTGAAGCCCAACCAGATCAGCGGGACGGTGTTCAGCGAGCTGGACGACGAGCGGGTGCTGGAG GACCTCGACCTGGAGCGCTTCGAGGAGCTCTTCAAGACCAAGGCGCAGGGGCCGGCGCTCGAGCTCGTCTGCGCCAAGAACAAGGCGTCGCACAAGGGCGCCAGCAAGGTGACGCTGCTCGAGGCCAACCGGGCCAAGAACCTGGCCATCACCCTGCGCAAGGCCGGCCGCAGCGCCGAGGAGATCTGCAGGGCCATCCACAC GTTCGACCTGGCCACGCTGCCGGTGGACTTCGTGGAGTGCCTGATGCGGTTCGTGCCCACGGAGGCGGAGGCGAAGGCGCTGCGGCAGTACGAGCGCGAGCGCAAGCCGCTGGAGGAGCTGGCGGCCGAGGACCGCTTCATGCTGCAGTTCAGCAAGGTGGAGCGGCTGCCCCAGCGCATGGCCGTCATGGCCTTCCTGGGCAACTTCGCCGAAAACCTCCAGATGCTGACGCCG CAGCTCAACGCCATCATCGCCGCCTCGGCCTCCGTCAAGTCCTCCCAGAAGCTGAAGCAGATGCTGGAA ATCATCCTGGCGCTGGGTAACTACATGAACAGCAGCAAACGCGGCGCCGTCTACGGCTTCAAGCTGCAGAGCCTGGACCTG CTGCTGGACACCAAGTCGACGGATCGCAAGATGACGCTGCTGCATTTTATCGCGCTGACGGTGCGGGAGAAGTACCCCGAGCTGGCGACCTTCTGGCAGGAGCTGCACTTCGTGGAGAAGGCGGCCGCAG TGTCCCTGGAGAACGTGCTGCTGGACGTGAAGGAGCTGGGCCGGGGCATGGAGCTGCTGCGGCGCGAGTGCGGGCTGCACGAGAGCGCCGTGCTGCGCGCCTTCCTGGCCGCCGGCGAGGGCAAGCTGGAGCGGCTGCAGAAGGACGCGCGGACCGCCGAG GACGCCTACAACACGGTGGTGCGGTATTTCGGCGAGAGCCCCAAGACGACCCCCCCGTCCGTCTTCTTCCCCGTCTTCGTCCGATTCATCCGCTCCTACAAG GACGCGGAGCAGGAGAACGAGACGCggaagaagcaggaggaggTGATGCGGGAGAAGATGCTGGCGCAGGAGGCCAAGAAGCTGGAGAAG CGGAAcaagtggcagcagcaggagctgatcGCGGAGCTGCGGCGCCGGCAGGCCAAGGACCACCGCCCCGTCTACGAGGGCAAAGACGGCACCATCGAGGACATCATCACCG CGCTGAAGAGCGTCCCCTTCACGGCCCGCACCGCCAAGCGGGGCTCGCGCTTCTTCTGCGACCCGTCCCACCACGACGAGTCCAACTGTTAG
- the FMNL3 gene encoding formin-like protein 3 isoform X2 translates to MGNVESADGEALPRGPGAAAAAPAGPGLLAAGKMPMPEPCELEERFALVLSSMNLPPDKARLLRQYDNEKKWDLICDQERFQVKSPPHTYIQKLQSFLEPGVTRKKFRRRVQESTKVLRELEISLRTNHIGWVREFLNAENKGLDVLVSYLSFAQCAVTYGTLPSRKALRNARLVSQKDDVHLCIMCLRAIMNYQYGFNLVMSHPHAVNEIALSLNNKNPRTKALVLELLAAVCLVRGGHEIILAAFDNFKEVCQEKHRFERLMEYFRNEDSSIDFMVACMQFINIVVHSVEDMNFRVHLQYEFTKLGLEDFLQRSRHTESEKLQVQIQAYLDNVFDVGGLLEDAETKNVALEKVEELEEHLSHLTEKLLDLENENMMRVAELEKQLLQREKELELVKETCEHASRQVHTLRRAMREKDEAFRRGRGAEPPAAPGAEPLPEAEALDEDVRLPAPPAAEAAAPPPPPPPPPPPPPPAPPLPGKCPPAPPLPGASPSIALTVGLSAIRIKKPIKTKFRLPVFNWTALKPNQISGTVFSELDDERVLEDLDLERFEELFKTKAQGPALELVCAKNKASHKGASKVTLLEANRAKNLAITLRKAGRSAEEICRAIHTFDLATLPVDFVECLMRFVPTEAEAKALRQYERERKPLEELAAEDRFMLQFSKVERLPQRMAVMAFLGNFAENLQMLTPQLNAIIAASASVKSSQKLKQMLEIILALGNYMNSSKRGAVYGFKLQSLDLLLDTKSTDRKMTLLHFIALTVREKYPELATFWQELHFVEKAAAVSLENVLLDVKELGRGMELLRRECGLHESAVLRAFLAAGEGKLERLQKDARTAEDAYNTVVRYFGESPKTTPPSVFFPVFVRFIRSYKDAEQENETRKKQEEVMREKMLAQEAKKLEKRNKWQQQELIAELRRRQAKDHRPVYEGKDGTIEDIITALKSVPFTARTAKRGSRFFCDPSHHDESNC, encoded by the exons ATGGGGAACGTGGAGAGCGCGGACGGGGAggcgctgccccggggcccgggcgcggcggccgccgccccggcggggcccgggctgCTCGCCGCGGGCAAGATGCCGATGCCGGAGCCGTGCGAGCTGGAGGAGCGCTTCGCCCTGGTGCTG AGCTCCATGAACCTGCCGCCGGACAAGGCCCGGCTCCTGCGCCAGTACGACAACGAGAAGAAGTGGGACCTCATCTGCGACCAG GAGCGGTTCCAGGTGAAGAGCCCCCCCCACACCTACATCCAAAAGCTGCAGAGCTTCCTGGAGCCCGGCGTCACGCGGAAG AAGTTCAGGAGGAGGGTGCAGGAGTCGACCAAGGTGCTGCGCGAGCTGGAGATCAGTCTGCGGACGAACCACATCgg GTGGGTGCGCGAGTTCCTCAACGCCGAGAACAAGGGCCTGGACGTGCTGGTGAGCTACCTGTCCTTCGCCCAGTGCGCCGTCAC CTACGGCACGCTGCCCAGCCGCAAGGCGCTCCGCAACGCCCGCCTCGTGAGCCAGAAGGACgacgtgcacctctgcatcatGTGCCTGCGCGCCATCATGAACTACCAG TACGGCTTCAACCTGGTCATGTCGCACCCGCACGCCGTCAACGAGATCGCCCTGAGCCTCAACAACAAGAACCCCAG GACCAAGGCGCtggtgctggagctgctggcggCTGTGTGCCTGGTGCGGGGGGGCCACGAGATCATCCTCGCCGCCTTCGACAACTTCAAGGAG GTCTGCCAGGAGAAGCACCGCTTCGAGCGGCTCATGGAGTATTTCCGAAACGAGGACAGCAGCATCGACTTCATG gTCGCCTGCATGCAGTTCATCAACATCGTGGTGCACTCCGTGGAGGACATGAACTTCCGCGTGCACCTGCAGTACGAGTTCACCAAGCTGGGGCTCGAGGACTTCCTGCAG CGGTCGAGGCACACGGAGAGCGAGAAGCTGCAGGTGCAGATCCAGGCCTACCTGGACAACGTCTTCGACGTGGGCGGGCTGCTGGAGGACGCCGAGACCAAGAACGTGGCCCTGGAGAaggtggaggagctggaggagcatCTGTCGCAC CTGACGGAGAAGCTGCTGGACCTGGAGAACGAGAACATGATGCGGGTGGCggagctggagaagcagctgctgcagcgggagaaggagctggagctggtGAAG GAGACCTGCGAGCACGCGAGCCGCCAGGTGCACACGCTGCGCCGGGCGATGCGGGAGAAGGACGAGGCTTtccggcggggccgcggcgccgagccgcccgccgcccccggcgccgagCCGCTGCCCGAGGCCGAGGCCCTGGACGAGGACGTgcggctgcccgcgccgcccgccgccgagGCGGctgcgcccccgccgcccccgccgccgccgccgccgccgccgccccccgcgcccccgctgCCCG GCAAGTGCCCGCCGGCCCCACCGCTGCCCGGGGCTTCGCCCTCCATCGCCCTCACCGTGGGGCTCTCGG ccatcCGGATCAAGAAGCCCATCAAGACCAAGTTCCGCCTGCCCGTCTTCAACTGGACGGCGCTGAAGCCCAACCAGATCAGCGGGACGGTGTTCAGCGAGCTGGACGACGAGCGGGTGCTGGAG GACCTCGACCTGGAGCGCTTCGAGGAGCTCTTCAAGACCAAGGCGCAGGGGCCGGCGCTCGAGCTCGTCTGCGCCAAGAACAAGGCGTCGCACAAGGGCGCCAGCAAGGTGACGCTGCTCGAGGCCAACCGGGCCAAGAACCTGGCCATCACCCTGCGCAAGGCCGGCCGCAGCGCCGAGGAGATCTGCAGGGCCATCCACAC GTTCGACCTGGCCACGCTGCCGGTGGACTTCGTGGAGTGCCTGATGCGGTTCGTGCCCACGGAGGCGGAGGCGAAGGCGCTGCGGCAGTACGAGCGCGAGCGCAAGCCGCTGGAGGAGCTGGCGGCCGAGGACCGCTTCATGCTGCAGTTCAGCAAGGTGGAGCGGCTGCCCCAGCGCATGGCCGTCATGGCCTTCCTGGGCAACTTCGCCGAAAACCTCCAGATGCTGACGCCG CAGCTCAACGCCATCATCGCCGCCTCGGCCTCCGTCAAGTCCTCCCAGAAGCTGAAGCAGATGCTGGAA ATCATCCTGGCGCTGGGTAACTACATGAACAGCAGCAAACGCGGCGCCGTCTACGGCTTCAAGCTGCAGAGCCTGGACCTG CTGCTGGACACCAAGTCGACGGATCGCAAGATGACGCTGCTGCATTTTATCGCGCTGACGGTGCGGGAGAAGTACCCCGAGCTGGCGACCTTCTGGCAGGAGCTGCACTTCGTGGAGAAGGCGGCCGCAG TGTCCCTGGAGAACGTGCTGCTGGACGTGAAGGAGCTGGGCCGGGGCATGGAGCTGCTGCGGCGCGAGTGCGGGCTGCACGAGAGCGCCGTGCTGCGCGCCTTCCTGGCCGCCGGCGAGGGCAAGCTGGAGCGGCTGCAGAAGGACGCGCGGACCGCCGAG GACGCCTACAACACGGTGGTGCGGTATTTCGGCGAGAGCCCCAAGACGACCCCCCCGTCCGTCTTCTTCCCCGTCTTCGTCCGATTCATCCGCTCCTACAAG GACGCGGAGCAGGAGAACGAGACGCggaagaagcaggaggaggTGATGCGGGAGAAGATGCTGGCGCAGGAGGCCAAGAAGCTGGAGAAG CGGAAcaagtggcagcagcaggagctgatcGCGGAGCTGCGGCGCCGGCAGGCCAAGGACCACCGCCCCGTCTACGAGGGCAAAGACGGCACCATCGAGGACATCATCACCG CGCTGAAGAGCGTCCCCTTCACGGCCCGCACCGCCAAGCGGGGCTCGCGCTTCTTCTGCGACCCGTCCCACCACGACGAGTCCAACTGTTAG